The Candidatus Nanosynbacter featherlites DNA window GCGTCGTTGGCAATCCGTTGAAGCGACCAGAAAAAACTTTGGAAAACCTGCCAACGCTCATCGACCGGGCAGTCTTCCCTGGCACTCAAGGTGGTCCGCATATGCATACCATCGCTGCCAAAGCGGTGGCTTTTGGTGAGGCACTGCGTCCAGAGTTTGCAGCGTACGCCCAGCAAATCGTAAAGAATGCGGCCGTGCTGGCAGATGAGCTGAAACGCGGCGGCTTGAAATTGGTAACAGGTGGCACCAGTAACCACTTGGTGCTGGCAGATGTTTATGGCAGCTTCGGCATTGACGGTAAAACCGCTCAGGAGCGACTGGAGGCCAGCGGCATCACCGCCAACGCCAATGCCATCCCGAATGACACCCTGCCGCCTTTCCGTCCAAGTGGTTTACGGCTTGGCACACCAGCAGTGACAACACGCGGCATGACAGAGGCGGAGATTAAGCAGATTGCTGAGCTGATTATTGCAGCAATTCAGACCGATGACCCGAATGTCCATGCTGAACTCAAACAAAAAACTGGGTCTTTAGCGAAGAGTTTTCCGCTTCCTTACTAGAATCTCAATATACATTAAAAATCCCGGTGATCCCGGGATTTTTAATGACTGCATACGTCAGACTAACATTTACCAGTAGTAATGCTCTTTACACCAGCAGGATCGTTGTTACCAGCAACTTGCTTGTAGTACTCAACTTTGACACCAGAAGGTTTACCACCGTCCTGACATACCGTGTACTTGTATTTGTCGTGGTCAGTGTTTGGGTCAGCTGTTGCACTAACCTTGGTTGTATCAGCAGCTGCACCGCTTAGTTTGACAGTCTCAAATGTGAGAAGGTCTGAGTGTGCAGGCCACGCGTCTTTCTCTGAGTTGTAAGATGCTGCTGCGTTGACGAGGTTGCGTGCGTTTGATTGACGTTCGTCGTCACGTGCTTTTTGTGTCACACCGTTGTAGGCAACGATTGAGATTGCTGCCAAAATCGCGATAACAACGATCACGATCAAGAGCTCAACAAGTGTGAAACCTTTAGTTTTGTTTGAAGAAATCATTTCTGATTTGCCCCCTATTTTTGGTTAAGTTATTAACAATTTTGATTGTATCAGAGCGGTTTTAAAAACACAAGCATTTTATCATTGTGCGTTGAGTGACCTGGCATACATGATGCCAGTGTAGCTGATTTCACTACCTGCAACTTGGCGTTTAGCGGTCAATTTAATCCTGACAGCGCTCGGTTCAGAACTGGAAATATTGATATAATCAATCTGTAAATCAGTTGCAGAATTTGACGACATCACGGTTTCTGTCTTTGGACGCTGCCAGGTATTTGGCGACGTTTGGCACGCATTCATGGAAACTTTTCTCATGAGCTTTGAGCCGGAGACTGAATACTCCAGGTTGTATGACAAGGCTTCTTCGAGAAGTAGCCCAGCGCTCGCCACTGAACAATCCTTTTTAACCAGCCGCCGGTCGGTTGCTAGCGGGTTTTTATTGGTGACAAAATTATTGGTACTTAGCGCAAATGATGAATCAGGATTGATAACCAGACTAGTGCGCACATCTTCTTCCATACGGTCCAGTACAGCCTGCACTTCGTTTTGTAGCTGAGAACGAGCAGTCGTGCGCATGGACTCCGTCGTCAAACTGATGACGATGCCGACGATACCCGCCAAAATGATGATCACCAGTGGCGATATCACCAACATCTCCACCAGCGTAAACCCGCGCTGATACTTACTGTGAGACATAGACCGCATGAGAAACTTCCTTTGCTGGATTGTCATACTTGGCAGTGGCCGTCACGCGCATCACGCCAACGTTTGGCTGAACACGGCAACGCTTGAGCGTGATATTTACCGTTCCGAGCAGCGCATTGTTACGAGTGATGGTCTGTTCAGGGTGAGATGAACCAAAACAGAGTTGCGATATCTCTTGATAGGTGCCTTCAGACCGCAGCACTTCGTACGCCAAAGTGCTAGCCTCCGATAATTTGCGGGCATCGCTACCGCGAAACACTACCACCTGGTACAGCTGGTAGCCACTGATGATAAAAAGTGATGCAACAAACAATGTAATCATCAGCTCAACAACCGTAAAACCTTTTTTCATCACCGGCTTTTCTCCACTATTTTCCACTCAAGGGGCTGCCCCTCGAGATGATACATGATGATATAGCCCTGACATTCGTCAGTCAAGGTGATACAGCGGTTGCCTGAACGGTTGATAGCAAAATACGCGTACGCACCGTTGGCGTAACCTGATGGTTTATGAGTATTGTAGTCGCTCGTATACGACATCAGCATTGAACGATTTAGTGGGGTCGAGTGTGATCCATACTGCAAAACACCAGCGGAGACAAACTTCTCTCCTGGCAGCGGACCCTTCTTTGCAGCATCTGGTAGTTCGGAAAATATTTGATCGAAAAGTGCGTCAGTCATGGCGCTACCGCCCGCACCATTGACCGCATGCGCTGGATAGCTACCAGCAGATTTGATGATATTGTTTGACGAGTCGCGCAGTTCGCGAGGATATAATGATTCTAGATAATTTTGAATGGTCGTGATATCACCCTCACGCGTTTTGTCACGAGTTGAAACTTGATATGACCGAAAACTAACGGTACCGATGGCTAGTAAAATAGCCATGATAGCCATCACGATAATCACTTCCACAACCGTGAAACCAGTTCGTCGACTCATAGTATAAGCATAACCAGAAATGGTCGTCAGTGCAAGCCTATAATTCTAATGGCTCTTGCTCAATGCGGACGTGAAATTGATCATACACTGCCTGGATGATGGCTTGGCGAGCAGATTCGAGGTCATGATAGGTTGCGGCATGAGGATTGGTCAGTACTAACGCGTTTTTGTCATGAATTTTCATGTTGTGAAGCTCTTTGCCGCGGAAGCCCGCTTGATCGATCAGCCAACCAGTCGGAATTTTATAAGTCCCATCTGGCATAGCGTAGTTTGGCACATCAGGGTGAGTTTGACGAATCGCATCCAGCATCTCTTGACTGACCATGGCATTCTTAAAGAATGAGCCGCTGTTAGGCGTCACGGTTGGATCAGGCAGTTTGTCGTGCCGAATGGCAATCACTGCCTGACGGATGGCTGCTGGGGTGTAATCGGTGATGTGATGCTCATCGAGATATCGCTGCAAACCAGCGTAAAACGGCGGCTGCGGAGCGCGGCGCGACAAACGAATAGTGATGGCCGTAATGCAGTAGCGACCCATCTGTGAGCCACGGAAAATACTGTGGCGGTAAGAAAAATGACACGCCTCAGCAGGCAACACAACCATGGCGTCTGTAGCTGAATCATACGCCTCAACTTCTACCAGGGTATCTGCTATCTCCTGCCCATAGGCACCAACGTTCTGTACTGGCGCAGCTCCAGCCGTACCAGGGATGGCAGACATTGCCTCAATGCCGCTCAGGCCCATATCCACTGTTCGCGCCACCACTTCGTCCCAAACTTCACCAGCGCCAATTTTGAGCGTTACTGATTCCTCATCTTCTGACATAACCTCAAAGCCCTTGATACGATTGAGTAGCACAACACCCTCAAAACCTTCATCTTTGGCGATCACATTACTGCCACCGCCCAACACAAAAACTGGTAGCCGGCGCGACTGAGCATCGTGATATATCCGTGGAATCTCCTCCACTGCCGTGGCTTCTGTCAAAAAGCGTGCGTTACCACCCACCTGCATGGTGGTGTATTGTTTGAGAGAAATGTCTGTGGAAATATTCATATGGTGATATTATACCACCCTTGATATACGCTGTCATTTTCATCAAATGATAAGTATGGTATAATTTAACTCGGTATGCACCCGTAGCTCAGCGGATTAGAGTACTTGGCTTCGAACCAAGGGGTCGCAGGTTCGAATCCTGCCGGGTGTACCATTTTCGTCATTATCACCTTGAAATCTTTACTGACGAGTTGACACGCCCCGTTAGCTCAACTGGATAGAGCATCGGTTTCCGGTACCGAAGGTTGCAGGTTCGACTCCTGTGCGGGGTACCACGAACGATATTTACACCTCTGTATATATAGGCTACAGAGGTTTTTTGATATCTCACATGCTAACCAATTTGACGGTCGCTCGGGGCTTCACCTACTGCCGCACGAATTTGCTCAGCAGTGATGATAGTTGTACTACCTGGCGTAACTGTGCCTGCCAACAGCTGCTTGGCAACAGTATTTTCGACAGCGCGCTGCACTACGCGGCGCATGGGTCGCGCACCAAGGCGTGGGTCGTATCCAGCATCAACGAGCAGCTGTTTTCCTTCGGGCTCAACGGCAACTTGAATTTTCTGAGGCTCCAGCGTACGGTTAACTCCCGCCAAAATCAAGTCGATAACTTGCAATAGTTCAGCTTTGCCTAGCGGGCGGAATAGGACAATTTCATCAAATCGGTTCAGAAACTCGGGGCGGAACAAATTGGCGTTGATTAGTTCATTGATAAAGGTTTGTTCAAATTGTTCTAGCTGATAGCCACGCTCGATGTATTCACGGATGCGGTCAGCACCAGCATTTGACGTAGCGATGACAATGCAATCGCGAAAACTCACTTCTCGGTTTTTCTCATCACGCAAAATACCTTCGTCAAGCAGCTGCAACAACGTCGTCAGCACTTGCGGGTGCGCCTTTTCTATCTCATCAAGCAACACTACTGAAAACGGCGCTTTTTGTACCTGAGCTGTCAAGCTCAGCGGATCATTAGCTCCGTCCGCGATCAAACGAGCCACGTCTTCAGCACGAACAAATTCGTTTAGGTCCAGTCGCACCAAATTACCCTCGCCCCCAAAGTATACTTCTGCCAAGGCTTTTGACAACTCAGTTTTACCAACACCAGTTGGCCCCAAAAACAGGAAAGTACCGATGGGGCGATCAAGATTTCTCACGCCAGCGCGCGCTCGACGGATGGCGTCGGACACCACCGAAACGGCACGTGATTGGTTGATCATGCGCTGGTGAATCAATGACTCAAGATTTAACAACTTTTCACGTTCATCGCCGCCAGAGGCCGCAGCGATCTTGATGCCCATGGTTTTTTCCGCCGCATCATCCACTGACTGCGCGGTGATGAGACCACCTTTGGAGATGCTGGCGGTTGATTCCAATACTTTCAGCGCTCGCCCTGGCATAGCCAAATCTTGGACGTAGCGATCACCAACTCGATACGCTTCATTGAGCGCCTGCAACATGTACGTCACGCTAAATTGATGTTCAAAGGAAATCAATTGGTCGCGCATAATTTTCATGGTTTCAGCACGATCCGTCGGCTGGACTGCTAGCGTATTTAACGCATGAGCCAGCTGGGTGTTACGTTGAGAAATTTGCAAAAATCGCTGCTGATCCAGAGACAGAATAATACGCAGGCGACCAGCTTCCAAAACGGGCAATAGCAAATTGCTCATATCCACCGAACCGACACCCTCTTCAAAAAACAGCTGGGCATTTTCCAAACACAAGATAACATTTTTTGAGGCAAACGCTTCATTGAGCAGTCTCGTTACTAACTGCTCCAACTCACCACGACCGCCAGCTACAGAAATCAACGCTGACGCATCCAGCAAGAAGACTTGCTGATATAGCAAATTGGACGGCACTTCCTTATGTCCATCGATTAGCATTTCTGCAAATGCCGCAATGAGCGTACTCTTACCGACACCATCTGGACCAACCAAAGCGACATTTTGACGACCACCTGTATTGAAAATCTGTAGCATTTGATCCAACACATCAGTGTGTGCATCCAAACGCGTCATGATCGTCCCGCCCGACACTTGCTGACTCAGGTTTTGGGCAAATCGACTGAGTAGCGGCGTATAGCCAAACGACCAATCCCGCGCTATACCGCCAGTGCGCAGCGGTTTTTCTTTGAAATCTTCAACCAGCGCTTTCAGTCGCTCATACCAGCGAATTCCCTCCAATACGTCCTGAAAATCAAGCTTCAAACTTGCCAAAATCGCGTCGTGGCTCGGGAACACTTTCACAATAGCCGCAGCCACAACTGCACCAGTCACTTTGGGACTATTGGTCTCCTGCCAGATGTCAAGTGCTGCTTGCCAGATGGCGTCGGTCATCCGTGGATCATCGGACGCAATATTACTCAGGAAGTTTGGCGTCAGCCCAAGGCGCACTGCCAAAAATTGACCAGCCCGAGTTTTTGAAATAGCCAGCACCAGCTCTTGTGGCGTTGGATTTTTACTCAATTGACCCAGCAGATCAGCAGCCATAACATCATCAAGCGTCGTCGGATGCTTACTCATCTCAGCAGTTTTGAGGTCGCCCTGCCACCAAATAGTCAACATGACAAACGGACCGCTCATCCCCACCAAAAGCCAACCAACTGGCCCGTGATGTATCACTGACCAACAGCCCAGCAAAATCATCGCCAGGCTACACAGACCAAGCAGCAAATGCCACACGTCACCAAACCGAACAGAAAATCGTGCTTTTTGTGACCGATGACTACCATAGCGAATTACCGGCTCAATATTCATGACGCCACCCCCATTTGCCAAAAGATTATGCCAATTAGTGGTGCCAGTGGCAGCAGCAGCCAGGCCGCAATGATCAACACGCTCCAGAGTAGTCGAACTAGCAAGCAAACAAGTCCGACCGCAATCAAGATTGTTCGTAAAAATGCTCCAAACATCCTGGAGAACGATCTATCAAGAAACGCTCGAAATTGCTCTGGTAATCCACCTTGGACTACACCAGCAGATATTTGCCGAAATGGATTGAATAAGGTTTTCAGCAGCAAACCAATTGAGAAAAAATCAACTGTTTTTAATAGACCGACATAGACTTGTCGTACGTGTTTGTAAAACCCAGTACCATACCACCACTGAAATATTCCCACCAAAAACATACCATCAGTATATCACGAATCGGGCGGTTGGTGCTATAATATCTCTATATGATTCGACACATGATAACAACCGCTATCGGCAAAGCTGTTCGCGGCGGCATGAGATTACGCGGTGGTGGCTCGGCTCTACCTGGACTGGTGGTAGAAAAAATCGACTCAGGCTTCATCCCTCGCGCCCTACAAGATTTACCCTACGGCGTGGTCGTAGTGTCAGGAACCAACGGCAAAACCACGACAACAAAAATTGTCGTAGAGCTGTTGGAAGCGGCAGGCCTCAAAGTCTTCACTAACCGCACTGGTAGTAATTTCTCTCGTGGTGTGGCGGCAGCACTGTTGGGCGAGGTCAACCGGCGAGGCAAATTGGACGCTGATATCGCAGTCCTAGAACTGGATGAGGCCTGGGCTGTTAAATTTGTGCAACAGGTGCAGCCAAAATATTCGCTGCTACTCAACGTCATGCGTGACCAGCTGGACCGATTTGGCGAGATAGACACGGCAGCCGGTTTTTTGGAAAAAATTGCGGCAGCCACCACCGAACGTGTAGTTTTGAATCGTGACGATCCACGGGTCTTTCGCATCCATGAAAAAACCTCGGCAGCAGCAACCTATTTTGGTTTAACGACTGACCTGTTGCGACTGATGCCGACCGATGATTCCCTGAAGACTGGTGATGCTGTAGCCAATGAATCGGTACCTGCAGAAGTGGTACTCACAGCTGTAGCGGAACAAGGCGCTGAGTTCTTGATAGATGGCACACGTCACAGAACTGAGGTCGCGCTTAGTGGTGTATATAACCTGTTGAATGCGGCGGCGGCCTTGGCGCTCGTTCGAGCCATCGTGCCAGAAGCACCAATTCCTGTCTTACTGGAGGCATTGTCAAAAGTCAAACCAGCGTTCGGTCGCGGTGAGACCATCACCTATAACGGTACGTCCATTGATTTACTATTAGTGAAAAATCCCAGCGGCTTTCGACTCAGTCTCCTGTCATTTGGTAAGCGACAACGCCAGACTATGATCGCCATCAATGATAATTATGCTGACGGTCGCGACATGAGTTGGCTGTGGGATGTTGATTTTTCTGTGCTGGAAGATGTCAGCGTCGTTAGCGGTGTTCGAGCCTATGACATGGCACTGCGGCTAAGTTATGACGAAGTGGCCGTTGGTACTGTCGAACAGGATTTGGCAAAAGCGCTGGATGAATTTTTGGCACACGAGCCGACGGAGCCAAAACAGATTTTTTGTAGCTATACTGCCATGACCACCCTACGGCGATTACTCAGCGAAAAAACAGATGTGGAGGATATCTCATGACAACGATCACCA harbors:
- a CDS encoding type IV pilin protein — its product is MISSNKTKGFTLVELLIVIVVIAILAAISIVAYNGVTQKARDDERQSNARNLVNAAASYNSEKDAWPAHSDLLTFETVKLSGAAADTTKVSATADPNTDHDKYKYTVCQDGGKPSGVKVEYYKQVAGNNDPAGVKSITTGKC
- a CDS encoding PulJ/GspJ family protein, with protein sequence MSHSKYQRGFTLVEMLVISPLVIIILAGIVGIVISLTTESMRTTARSQLQNEVQAVLDRMEEDVRTSLVINPDSSFALSTNNFVTNKNPLATDRRLVKKDCSVASAGLLLEEALSYNLEYSVSGSKLMRKVSMNACQTSPNTWQRPKTETVMSSNSATDLQIDYINISSSEPSAVRIKLTAKRQVAGSEISYTGIMYARSLNAQ
- a CDS encoding type IV pilus modification PilV family protein; protein product: MKKGFTVVELMITLFVASLFIISGYQLYQVVVFRGSDARKLSEASTLAYEVLRSEGTYQEISQLCFGSSHPEQTITRNNALLGTVNITLKRCRVQPNVGVMRVTATAKYDNPAKEVSHAVYVSQ
- a CDS encoding type IV pilin protein yields the protein MSRRTGFTVVEVIIVMAIMAILLAIGTVSFRSYQVSTRDKTREGDITTIQNYLESLYPRELRDSSNNIIKSAGSYPAHAVNGAGGSAMTDALFDQIFSELPDAAKKGPLPGEKFVSAGVLQYGSHSTPLNRSMLMSYTSDYNTHKPSGYANGAYAYFAINRSGNRCITLTDECQGYIIMYHLEGQPLEWKIVEKSR
- the murB gene encoding UDP-N-acetylmuramate dehydrogenase; this encodes MNISTDISLKQYTTMQVGGNARFLTEATAVEEIPRIYHDAQSRRLPVFVLGGGSNVIAKDEGFEGVVLLNRIKGFEVMSEDEESVTLKIGAGEVWDEVVARTVDMGLSGIEAMSAIPGTAGAAPVQNVGAYGQEIADTLVEVEAYDSATDAMVVLPAEACHFSYRHSIFRGSQMGRYCITAITIRLSRRAPQPPFYAGLQRYLDEHHITDYTPAAIRQAVIAIRHDKLPDPTVTPNSGSFFKNAMVSQEMLDAIRQTHPDVPNYAMPDGTYKIPTGWLIDQAGFRGKELHNMKIHDKNALVLTNPHAATYHDLESARQAIIQAVYDQFHVRIEQEPLEL
- a CDS encoding AAA family ATPase; the protein is MNIEPVIRYGSHRSQKARFSVRFGDVWHLLLGLCSLAMILLGCWSVIHHGPVGWLLVGMSGPFVMLTIWWQGDLKTAEMSKHPTTLDDVMAADLLGQLSKNPTPQELVLAISKTRAGQFLAVRLGLTPNFLSNIASDDPRMTDAIWQAALDIWQETNSPKVTGAVVAAAIVKVFPSHDAILASLKLDFQDVLEGIRWYERLKALVEDFKEKPLRTGGIARDWSFGYTPLLSRFAQNLSQQVSGGTIMTRLDAHTDVLDQMLQIFNTGGRQNVALVGPDGVGKSTLIAAFAEMLIDGHKEVPSNLLYQQVFLLDASALISVAGGRGELEQLVTRLLNEAFASKNVILCLENAQLFFEEGVGSVDMSNLLLPVLEAGRLRIILSLDQQRFLQISQRNTQLAHALNTLAVQPTDRAETMKIMRDQLISFEHQFSVTYMLQALNEAYRVGDRYVQDLAMPGRALKVLESTASISKGGLITAQSVDDAAEKTMGIKIAAASGGDEREKLLNLESLIHQRMINQSRAVSVVSDAIRRARAGVRNLDRPIGTFLFLGPTGVGKTELSKALAEVYFGGEGNLVRLDLNEFVRAEDVARLIADGANDPLSLTAQVQKAPFSVVLLDEIEKAHPQVLTTLLQLLDEGILRDEKNREVSFRDCIVIATSNAGADRIREYIERGYQLEQFEQTFINELINANLFRPEFLNRFDEIVLFRPLGKAELLQVIDLILAGVNRTLEPQKIQVAVEPEGKQLLVDAGYDPRLGARPMRRVVQRAVENTVAKQLLAGTVTPGSTTIITAEQIRAAVGEAPSDRQIG
- a CDS encoding MurT ligase domain-containing protein, producing the protein MIRHMITTAIGKAVRGGMRLRGGGSALPGLVVEKIDSGFIPRALQDLPYGVVVVSGTNGKTTTTKIVVELLEAAGLKVFTNRTGSNFSRGVAAALLGEVNRRGKLDADIAVLELDEAWAVKFVQQVQPKYSLLLNVMRDQLDRFGEIDTAAGFLEKIAAATTERVVLNRDDPRVFRIHEKTSAAATYFGLTTDLLRLMPTDDSLKTGDAVANESVPAEVVLTAVAEQGAEFLIDGTRHRTEVALSGVYNLLNAAAALALVRAIVPEAPIPVLLEALSKVKPAFGRGETITYNGTSIDLLLVKNPSGFRLSLLSFGKRQRQTMIAINDNYADGRDMSWLWDVDFSVLEDVSVVSGVRAYDMALRLSYDEVAVGTVEQDLAKALDEFLAHEPTEPKQIFCSYTAMTTLRRLLSEKTDVEDIS